A section of the Hirschia baltica ATCC 49814 genome encodes:
- a CDS encoding DNA translocase FtsK, protein MPSTQLSNRVQHQQHIDAEYQIPGRKPSGFHRMMTGVMAFALGVFICGAYGSHSPTDPSLNVASDAETSNLFGSTGAVAADLLMQSFGWTAWLAGFGLMIGGVYRTFGIGPRRPSRWFWGMMAISMTCICLAGWPIPSNWPLATGLGGMAGERLNHFASIPFAAFGAPDPVLLASITTGIAGVLFAAIAMGLGADDGIAVFRTIGQMWNSFKRGKAIPMEVVTEHDEAEIRDVAGLRDRANSFFENMRSRNPQQAALPDPEKMEPHLEDNFLRNIENSERPTIPVRQRLAEKVVETQPASSIIEETTPKSTLFGNRASQPNTDMPAKAPAPAPVSVKPVRAPQPATPQSSISAPILNDGSRLPPIDLLQLPPERRSDHDETKLLEMAELLQVVLGDFGVKGRISEVRPGPVVTLFEFEPAPGTKSSRVISLAEDIARSMSATAARVAVVPGRNAIGIELPNDDRETVYFRDLLSSKAFTRSRASLPLALGENIGGESTVADLAKMPHLLIAGTTGSGKSVGINAMILSLLYKLTPEECRFIMIDPKMLELSIYEGIPHLLSPVVIDPNKAVAALKWTVREMESRYEVMSKMGVRNISGFNKKASEARESGETYTRPIQTGYNSDTGEPIWENEIIDMRPMPHIVVVIDEMADLMIVAGKEIEALIQRLAQMARAAGIHLITATQRPSVDVITGTIKANFPTRISYMVTTKIDSRTILGEQGAEQLLGMGDLLYQASGGKLNRVHGPFVSDEEVEAVVNFLKDTGEPSYVEGLTDEPEEDVSVADAAMGVSSGDVEEDLYREAIQIVRRDKRASTSYIQRKLRIGYNRAASLIERMESEGLVSAANHAGKREILMPEDNAA, encoded by the coding sequence ATGCCTTCTACGCAACTTTCAAATCGCGTGCAGCATCAACAGCACATTGATGCTGAATATCAAATCCCAGGTCGTAAACCTAGCGGATTTCATCGAATGATGACTGGCGTTATGGCATTTGCCCTGGGCGTGTTTATTTGTGGAGCCTACGGTTCCCATTCACCAACAGACCCTAGTTTAAACGTCGCATCGGATGCAGAAACCTCAAATCTGTTTGGTTCTACAGGAGCTGTCGCTGCTGACCTTCTAATGCAATCATTTGGATGGACAGCATGGCTAGCCGGTTTTGGCCTTATGATTGGCGGTGTTTACCGTACATTTGGCATTGGCCCACGTCGCCCTTCTCGTTGGTTCTGGGGCATGATGGCAATTAGTATGACATGTATTTGTTTGGCTGGATGGCCCATCCCAAGCAATTGGCCATTGGCAACGGGACTTGGAGGTATGGCAGGCGAAAGATTAAACCATTTTGCATCTATACCGTTTGCAGCTTTTGGGGCACCTGATCCTGTTTTACTAGCGTCCATTACAACCGGTATTGCTGGTGTTTTGTTTGCGGCCATTGCTATGGGCCTTGGCGCTGATGATGGAATTGCTGTTTTCAGAACAATTGGTCAAATGTGGAACTCATTTAAGCGCGGAAAAGCAATTCCGATGGAAGTTGTTACCGAACATGATGAAGCTGAAATTCGCGATGTGGCAGGGTTGCGTGATCGTGCAAACTCTTTCTTCGAGAATATGAGAAGCCGAAACCCTCAACAAGCTGCTTTGCCTGATCCGGAAAAAATGGAGCCACATTTAGAAGACAACTTCCTACGCAATATCGAAAACTCTGAACGACCTACTATTCCCGTCCGACAACGTTTGGCAGAAAAAGTCGTAGAAACACAGCCGGCTTCGTCAATTATCGAGGAAACAACTCCTAAATCAACGCTCTTTGGTAACCGAGCATCTCAGCCAAATACAGACATGCCTGCTAAGGCACCCGCTCCTGCGCCTGTTTCTGTTAAACCAGTGAGAGCACCTCAACCAGCAACACCTCAATCTTCTATCTCAGCTCCAATCCTCAATGATGGCAGCCGTTTACCTCCAATTGATCTACTTCAACTTCCACCAGAGCGTCGTTCAGATCATGATGAAACGAAATTGCTTGAAATGGCAGAATTGCTACAAGTCGTATTGGGAGATTTCGGGGTTAAAGGTCGAATATCAGAAGTTCGTCCCGGTCCTGTTGTAACCCTATTTGAATTTGAGCCTGCGCCCGGAACAAAATCATCTCGTGTTATCTCTCTAGCTGAGGATATTGCTCGTTCAATGAGTGCCACAGCTGCACGTGTGGCTGTTGTCCCTGGCAGAAATGCCATCGGTATAGAACTTCCAAATGATGACCGTGAAACAGTTTACTTCCGTGACCTACTATCTTCGAAAGCTTTCACACGCTCTCGTGCATCTCTACCACTTGCGCTCGGTGAAAATATTGGTGGTGAATCGACAGTCGCCGACCTTGCTAAAATGCCTCACCTTTTGATTGCGGGTACAACAGGTTCAGGTAAATCCGTTGGTATCAATGCGATGATCCTATCATTGCTGTACAAACTGACCCCAGAAGAATGTCGATTCATTATGATCGACCCAAAAATGCTTGAGCTTTCAATCTATGAAGGCATCCCCCACCTACTTTCCCCTGTTGTGATAGACCCGAATAAAGCAGTTGCAGCCCTAAAATGGACAGTACGGGAAATGGAAAGCCGTTACGAAGTTATGTCCAAAATGGGTGTCCGGAATATCTCAGGCTTCAACAAGAAAGCATCCGAAGCCCGCGAGTCAGGTGAAACCTACACACGTCCAATTCAAACCGGATATAATAGCGACACCGGCGAGCCAATCTGGGAAAATGAAATCATTGATATGCGCCCAATGCCTCACATTGTTGTGGTGATTGATGAGATGGCCGACCTGATGATTGTTGCAGGTAAAGAAATTGAAGCTTTAATTCAGCGTCTAGCGCAAATGGCGCGTGCTGCGGGTATTCACCTGATCACAGCAACCCAACGTCCATCTGTTGATGTCATCACAGGTACAATTAAGGCCAACTTCCCTACCCGTATATCATACATGGTTACGACCAAAATCGACTCGCGTACAATATTGGGAGAGCAAGGTGCCGAACAGCTCCTTGGTATGGGTGACTTATTGTATCAAGCATCGGGTGGAAAACTAAACCGTGTGCACGGTCCTTTTGTGTCTGATGAAGAAGTTGAAGCAGTTGTAAACTTCCTGAAAGATACTGGTGAGCCATCCTATGTTGAAGGACTAACCGACGAACCAGAAGAAGACGTGTCTGTCGCTGACGCCGCCATGGGTGTCTCTTCTGGTGATGTGGAAGAAGACCTTTACCGAGAAGCCATCCAAATCGTGCGCCGCGACAAAAGAGCATCGACCTCTTATATCCAACGTAAACTTCGTATTGGGTATAACCGCGCCGCATCCCTTATTGAACGTATGGAAAGCGAAGGTTTGGTTAGTGCGGCCAACCATGCAGGGAAACGTGAAATTCTAATGCCTGAGGATAACGCCGCCTGA
- a CDS encoding ammonium transporter: MRSGMTGKLAGAATLAAITCGVAAFAQEAEVPSASDVSAYVDNTYLFLLGGLVVMFMAAGFCMLEAGLVRSKNAATQVTKNIALYSIAGLMFWLVGYNLLYPGDGNWIVEGYIGTFAPWETADDLGTGYSSGSDHFFQMVFVAATASIVSGTVAERIKLWPFLIFTAVLTGIIYPIQCSWQWGGGFLSAAGFSDFAGSTLVHSTGGWAALVGAIILGPRLGKYVDGKTVPMPGSNIPLAALGTFILWFGWFGFNGGSQLAAGTFDDINAVSTIFLNTNLAAAAGTMAAMILTTILYKKTDSTMAFNGALAGLVSITAGPLDPSFPVAILIGAVGGVLVVLTIPLLDKFKIDDVVGAIPVHLVCGIWGTMIVPLSTEGTSFGVQALGVVSVGAFVAITSAIVWMILKVTMGIRVSEEEEMEGLDLNECGVAAYPDFTK; encoded by the coding sequence ATGAGATCCGGAATGACTGGCAAACTGGCGGGGGCCGCCACACTTGCTGCCATAACATGTGGTGTGGCAGCCTTCGCACAAGAGGCAGAAGTTCCTTCAGCTTCTGACGTTTCTGCTTATGTAGATAACACATACCTTTTCCTACTTGGTGGTCTGGTTGTTATGTTTATGGCTGCAGGTTTCTGTATGCTAGAAGCAGGCCTTGTACGTTCAAAGAACGCTGCAACGCAGGTAACTAAAAACATTGCGCTTTACTCAATCGCTGGGCTTATGTTCTGGCTTGTTGGATACAACCTTCTATACCCTGGTGACGGAAACTGGATCGTTGAAGGATATATCGGTACTTTCGCACCATGGGAAACAGCTGATGATCTAGGTACTGGCTATTCTTCTGGTTCAGACCACTTCTTCCAAATGGTGTTCGTTGCTGCAACAGCATCAATCGTATCAGGTACAGTTGCTGAACGTATTAAACTTTGGCCTTTCCTTATCTTCACAGCTGTCTTGACTGGTATCATCTACCCAATTCAGTGTTCATGGCAGTGGGGCGGCGGCTTCTTGTCAGCTGCTGGTTTCTCTGACTTTGCTGGTTCAACACTTGTGCACTCAACAGGTGGTTGGGCAGCGCTAGTTGGTGCTATTATTCTTGGACCACGTCTGGGTAAATATGTAGATGGTAAAACAGTTCCAATGCCGGGTTCAAACATCCCATTGGCTGCTCTAGGTACTTTCATCCTTTGGTTTGGTTGGTTCGGATTTAACGGTGGTTCACAACTTGCTGCCGGTACATTTGACGACATCAACGCTGTGTCGACTATCTTCCTAAACACAAACCTTGCTGCTGCTGCTGGTACAATGGCTGCAATGATCCTAACAACTATTCTTTACAAAAAGACTGACTCAACAATGGCATTCAATGGTGCACTTGCTGGTCTAGTTTCGATCACTGCGGGTCCTCTTGACCCAAGCTTCCCAGTTGCGATCTTGATTGGTGCCGTTGGTGGTGTGTTGGTTGTTCTTACAATCCCATTGCTAGACAAATTCAAAATTGATGATGTTGTTGGTGCGATCCCAGTTCACTTGGTATGTGGTATCTGGGGAACAATGATCGTTCCATTGTCAACTGAAGGTACAAGCTTTGGTGTTCAAGCACTTGGTGTTGTATCAGTCGGTGCTTTCGTTGCAATTACATCTGCAATCGTATGGATGATCCTAAAAGTGACTATGGGTATCCGCGTAAGCGAAGAAGAAGAAATGGAAGGCCTAGACCTCAACGAATGTGGTGTAGCTGCTTACCCTGACTTCACGAAATAA